One window of the Paenibacillus beijingensis genome contains the following:
- the lpdA gene encoding dihydrolipoyl dehydrogenase: MAIQVDVAVLGGGPGGYTAAIKAAQMGKSVAIIEMDKLGGTCLHKGCIPSKALLRSAEVYSTLLHADKYGIQVDKSAVSLQFGTVQQQKTEKVEQLYRGLQHLMRKHGIQVINGKGRIIGPSIFSPKSGSVAVELPDGEMETVVNTNLIIATGSRPRLLQGLEADGELIMTSDDALRMETLPDSILIIGGGVIGVEWASMLRDFGVEVTLVEAAARLLPGEDGEVSAELTRALKRRGVRILTGVRLDVNSVTKGNGEASIKAETSEGNVVLSASKMLVSVGRQANVEELGFENTDIRVQDGFVAVNASQQTGEPHIYAIGDVTGGMQLAHAAAHEGIIAVEHLCGRNPAPASSRYIPRCVYSRPEIASVGYTDEQAKTSGFEPKTAKIPFAAIGKAVVLGEPEGFVKVVADKKTGDILGVHMIGAHATELISEAALAQVLDATPWEVGATIHPHPTLSEALGEAMLAVDGKALAF; encoded by the coding sequence ATGGCAATTCAAGTGGATGTCGCCGTTCTCGGAGGCGGCCCAGGCGGATATACGGCGGCGATCAAAGCCGCACAGATGGGGAAAAGCGTCGCCATCATCGAGATGGACAAGCTCGGCGGAACATGCTTACATAAAGGCTGCATTCCAAGCAAAGCGCTTCTGCGGAGTGCCGAAGTTTATTCGACGCTGCTTCATGCGGACAAATATGGAATTCAAGTGGATAAAAGCGCGGTTTCGCTTCAATTCGGCACCGTGCAGCAGCAGAAAACCGAAAAGGTGGAGCAACTGTACCGCGGACTTCAGCATTTGATGCGCAAACACGGCATTCAAGTCATTAACGGCAAAGGGCGGATTATCGGTCCGTCCATTTTCTCGCCCAAAAGCGGATCCGTCGCCGTAGAGCTTCCGGACGGCGAGATGGAAACGGTCGTGAACACAAATCTGATCATCGCTACCGGTTCCAGACCGCGGTTGCTCCAAGGGCTGGAAGCGGACGGCGAACTGATCATGACCAGCGATGATGCGCTGCGAATGGAAACTCTCCCGGATTCGATCCTTATTATTGGCGGCGGGGTAATTGGCGTGGAGTGGGCGTCCATGCTCCGCGACTTCGGAGTCGAGGTGACGCTGGTCGAAGCGGCGGCGAGACTGCTGCCCGGTGAAGACGGCGAAGTGTCCGCCGAGCTGACGCGTGCGCTGAAACGCCGCGGCGTGCGCATTTTGACCGGTGTTCGTTTGGATGTTAACAGCGTAACGAAGGGCAACGGAGAAGCTTCGATCAAAGCGGAAACGAGCGAAGGGAATGTCGTCCTGTCCGCAAGTAAAATGCTCGTATCGGTTGGCCGTCAGGCCAATGTCGAGGAGCTCGGATTTGAAAATACGGACATCCGGGTTCAGGACGGCTTTGTAGCCGTTAACGCTTCGCAGCAAACGGGAGAACCGCATATATACGCGATCGGAGATGTTACGGGGGGCATGCAGCTTGCGCATGCCGCCGCGCACGAAGGCATCATTGCGGTGGAGCACCTTTGCGGAAGAAATCCGGCGCCGGCATCCTCGCGCTACATTCCTAGATGCGTCTACAGCCGTCCGGAAATCGCTTCGGTCGGTTACACGGATGAGCAGGCGAAAACGAGCGGCTTCGAACCGAAAACGGCTAAAATTCCGTTCGCGGCCATCGGCAAAGCGGTCGTGCTCGGTGAGCCGGAAGGGTTCGTCAAAGTGGTCGCCGACAAGAAGACAGGCGACATTCTCGGCGTGCATATGATTGGGGCGCATGCGACCGAGCTGATTTCGGAGGCGGCGCTGGCGCAGGTGCTGGATGCGACCCCTTGGGAAGTGGGCGCAACGATCCACCCGCATCCGACGTTGTCGGAAGCGCTGGGGGAAGCGATGCTGGCTGTCGACGGCAAGGCGCTGGCGTTTTAA
- a CDS encoding TrkH family potassium uptake protein yields the protein MLGVQKYKKWNHLKLSPPQTLAIGFVITIMFGTFLLMLPISTHPEHRLAFMDALFEATSAVCVTGLVVVDTGTTFTVFGQVVLMVLITIGGLGFMTFGILIALLLGKKIGLSERLLIQSATNQFSLSGLVKLVKIILTATFFIEGAGALLLAVAWSNEMGWPKALYYGLFHSISAFNNAGFGLEFDNLSKWVGNPAINLIIASLFILGGIGFTVIMDVTHKKFNFRKWSLHTKLALISTLIINIVATILIFGIESRNPDTLGQLSIGDQILASFFHATTPRTAGFNTLDLTQLKNDSILLTMALMFIGGATGGTAGGIKITTFLLLLLVVWAFITRKDGINVFKRRISNELVFRALSISMIGVIIIFSAVFLLELTEKDISLMNLAFEAVSAFGTVGLSLGATPELSSFGKLIIILLMFVGRLGPLTLAFALTKKQSQANFKYPEEKILIG from the coding sequence ATGTTAGGCGTACAAAAATATAAAAAATGGAACCATTTAAAGCTGAGTCCTCCGCAAACGTTGGCAATCGGCTTTGTCATCACGATTATGTTTGGCACCTTCCTTTTAATGTTACCGATCTCTACGCATCCCGAGCATCGACTTGCATTTATGGATGCTTTATTTGAAGCAACATCCGCTGTATGTGTTACCGGATTGGTCGTTGTTGATACGGGTACAACGTTTACGGTTTTTGGACAGGTTGTGCTTATGGTTCTGATTACCATCGGCGGTCTAGGGTTTATGACATTCGGAATTTTAATCGCCCTTCTATTAGGCAAAAAAATCGGATTATCGGAACGATTGCTGATTCAAAGCGCAACGAACCAATTTTCATTATCCGGCTTAGTCAAATTGGTTAAAATCATCCTTACCGCAACCTTTTTTATCGAAGGGGCAGGGGCGCTTTTATTAGCCGTTGCTTGGTCAAATGAAATGGGTTGGCCAAAAGCGCTTTATTATGGGTTATTCCATTCAATATCCGCATTTAACAACGCCGGATTTGGATTGGAATTCGATAATTTAAGCAAATGGGTCGGCAATCCTGCAATTAATTTAATTATTGCTTCATTATTCATTTTAGGCGGTATTGGATTTACGGTAATTATGGATGTGACCCATAAAAAATTTAATTTCCGCAAATGGTCGCTTCATACCAAATTAGCGTTAATTTCCACACTAATAATCAATATCGTTGCCACGATTTTGATTTTTGGAATTGAAAGCCGGAATCCCGATACGTTAGGTCAATTGTCGATTGGAGATCAAATATTGGCTTCGTTTTTTCATGCGACAACGCCGAGAACGGCAGGATTTAATACGCTGGATTTAACCCAGTTGAAAAATGATTCGATTCTTCTTACGATGGCATTGATGTTTATCGGAGGGGCGACCGGGGGTACTGCCGGAGGAATAAAAATAACGACATTCCTGCTCCTTCTTCTTGTTGTCTGGGCTTTTATCACACGGAAAGACGGCATAAACGTGTTCAAAAGAAGAATATCCAATGAACTGGTTTTTCGTGCCCTTTCGATTTCGATGATTGGAGTTATTATCATATTCAGTGCGGTATTTTTGCTGGAGTTAACAGAGAAGGATATTTCACTGATGAACCTGGCATTCGAAGCGGTTTCGGCATTCGGAACGGTCGGATTAAGTTTGGGCGCAACCCCGGAATTAAGTTCATTCGGGAAATTGATTATTATTCTTTTAATGTTTGTAGGCCGGTTGGGTCCGTTAACGCTGGCGTTTGCATTGACCAAAAAACAATCGCAAGCTAATTTCAAATATCCCGAAGAAAAAATACTTATCGGGTAG
- a CDS encoding dihydrolipoamide acetyltransferase family protein has protein sequence MKSTAVTEIVMPQLAESVVSATIDKWLKQPGDTIGMYEPICEIITDKVTAEIPSTIEGKLVKILVAGGETVDVGTAICIVEVEQENGEDGSADAATAGTEPSVSAARPSPVSAAAGAVQSRGSAGRYSPAVNQLAAEHGIDLSEVSGTGMGGRITRKDVLAYLASGRPSKAAAPAQRPATATTPAQQPAAAAPRQQPAAQAQDELYDSRVPVRSTGLHLTETPRIPSIEVEGHEFPGRGEYFIDVTPIRNAIARNMRQSVTEIPHAWTMIEVDVTNLVVLRNKLKDEFRQREGVNLTYLAFLLKAVVSAIKDFPIMNSVWAVDKIIVKRDINVSLAVGTEDSVLTPVIRNADHKNVAGLAREIEELARKTREGKLTLSDMQGGTFTVNNTGSFGSILSYPIINYPQAAILTFESIVKKPVVINDMIAVRSMANICLSLDHRILDGVICGRFLQRVKENLESFTIETKLY, from the coding sequence ATGAAATCAACTGCCGTAACCGAAATTGTAATGCCGCAGCTTGCGGAGTCGGTCGTCTCGGCAACGATCGACAAATGGCTCAAGCAGCCGGGCGATACGATCGGCATGTACGAACCGATCTGCGAAATTATTACCGATAAAGTTACCGCTGAAATACCGTCCACGATCGAAGGCAAACTGGTTAAAATATTAGTTGCCGGCGGGGAAACGGTCGATGTCGGCACGGCGATCTGTATCGTGGAGGTTGAGCAGGAGAACGGGGAGGACGGCTCCGCAGATGCCGCTACCGCCGGAACGGAGCCGAGCGTTTCCGCCGCTCGCCCTAGTCCGGTCTCGGCCGCTGCCGGTGCCGTCCAATCCCGAGGCAGTGCAGGCCGCTATTCGCCCGCTGTGAATCAGCTCGCGGCCGAGCACGGCATCGACTTGAGCGAAGTAAGCGGAACCGGGATGGGCGGACGCATTACCCGCAAAGACGTGCTGGCCTACTTGGCATCCGGCCGGCCTTCCAAGGCTGCGGCACCCGCGCAGCGGCCGGCGACGGCAACAACGCCCGCCCAGCAGCCGGCAGCAGCAGCGCCTCGACAGCAACCTGCCGCACAGGCTCAGGACGAGCTGTATGATTCCCGTGTGCCTGTCCGTTCAACGGGACTGCATTTAACGGAGACGCCGCGCATTCCTTCGATTGAAGTGGAAGGGCACGAGTTTCCGGGACGGGGCGAATATTTTATCGACGTTACGCCGATCCGCAACGCCATTGCGCGCAATATGCGCCAAAGCGTAACGGAGATTCCGCATGCGTGGACGATGATCGAGGTCGACGTGACGAACCTTGTCGTGCTGCGCAACAAGCTAAAAGACGAGTTCCGCCAGCGTGAAGGCGTCAACTTGACTTATTTGGCGTTTCTGCTGAAGGCAGTCGTCAGCGCGATCAAAGATTTTCCGATTATGAACTCCGTGTGGGCCGTCGATAAAATTATCGTCAAGCGTGATATTAACGTATCGCTTGCGGTCGGCACCGAAGATTCCGTATTGACGCCGGTCATCCGCAATGCCGATCACAAAAACGTGGCCGGTCTCGCCCGCGAGATCGAAGAGCTGGCCCGCAAAACGCGGGAAGGCAAGCTTACGCTGTCGGATATGCAGGGCGGCACCTTTACGGTGAACAACACCGGTTCGTTCGGATCGATTCTTTCGTATCCAATCATCAATTATCCGCAGGCGGCAATTTTGACCTTTGAATCGATCGTCAAAAAACCGGTTGTCATTAACGATATGATCGCGGTCCGTTCCATGGCCAACATTTGCCTATCGCTCGACCACCGTATTTTGGACGGCGTCATTTGCGGAAGATTTTTGCAGCGGGTAAAGGAAAATCTCGAAAGCTTCACTATCGAAACCAAGCTTTACTAG
- the lipB gene encoding lipoyl(octanoyl) transferase LipB: MTTDQFQTGALDVEYIPMIGYEEAWDLQKRYVKEIDREERAETLLLLQHPPTYTLGSDRHPEHLLLGKEELDKRGISVFEIDRGGDITYHGPGQLVGYPLLYLDAVGLDLHGYLRKLEQSIIDWLAGYGITGGRKSEFTGVWVGDEKIAAIGVKFNKARTRRGFVTSHGFALNIKAGIAAEGFAGIVPCGIQQYGVTSFADLTGIHMEVEQAAHELLPHFCRIFGFRRPDAAAWPVKSGDPG; the protein is encoded by the coding sequence GTGACAACGGATCAATTCCAAACGGGCGCCCTGGACGTTGAATATATTCCGATGATCGGCTATGAAGAGGCCTGGGATTTGCAGAAGCGATATGTAAAAGAAATTGACCGGGAGGAGCGGGCGGAAACGCTGCTCCTTCTTCAGCATCCTCCCACTTATACGCTGGGATCGGACCGACATCCGGAGCATCTGCTGCTCGGGAAGGAAGAGCTGGACAAGCGGGGGATATCCGTTTTTGAAATCGACCGCGGCGGAGACATTACATACCACGGTCCCGGTCAGTTGGTCGGTTATCCGCTATTGTATTTGGATGCGGTCGGTCTTGATCTGCACGGGTACTTGCGCAAGCTGGAGCAGTCCATTATCGACTGGCTTGCAGGCTACGGCATTACCGGAGGCCGGAAAAGCGAGTTTACGGGCGTTTGGGTCGGGGATGAAAAAATTGCGGCCATCGGCGTCAAATTCAATAAAGCGCGCACGCGCCGCGGATTTGTAACAAGCCACGGATTTGCGCTTAATATTAAAGCCGGAATCGCCGCAGAAGGGTTCGCCGGAATCGTGCCCTGCGGCATTCAACAGTACGGCGTGACCTCATTTGCCGATTTGACGGGCATTCATATGGAGGTCGAACAGGCGGCGCACGAGCTGCTGCCGCACTTCTGCCGCATCTTTGGATTCCGACGGCCGGATGCGGCCGCGTGGCCGGTCAAATCCGGGGACCCGGGCTAG
- the prli42 gene encoding stressosome-associated protein Prli42, with protein sequence MPNRLMRIVVYVLLIALLITTVLSGIGWMFS encoded by the coding sequence ATGCCTAACCGTTTGATGAGAATCGTCGTCTACGTGCTGCTGATCGCACTGCTGATTACGACCGTGCTGTCCGGGATCGGCTGGATGTTTTCCTAG
- the mciZ gene encoding Z-ring formation inhibitor MciZ, producing MKKYIGSKEIRLVGKAWEIRHSLRQLDKRDAAASVQQRRSLASYLAHASSKA from the coding sequence ATGAAAAAATATATTGGTTCCAAAGAAATCCGCCTTGTCGGCAAAGCGTGGGAAATCCGTCATTCGTTGCGCCAGCTGGACAAGCGGGATGCGGCGGCAAGCGTACAGCAGCGGCGCTCTCTGGCTTCTTATTTGGCACACGCTTCCTCCAAAGCGTAA
- a CDS encoding NUDIX hydrolase has translation MTTEHGINGKKPEATLSTEHIFQGKVISLQVDTVEVSGGRTATREIVRHPGASAVMALLDGKLLVVGQYRKAMEKYQIEIPAGKLDAGEDPAVAAERELEEETGYRAKELRHVSSFYTSPGFADEILHLYFTDALEQGTMNPDEDEELQVEAITLEQAKRYMADGLISDAKTVMALYVWELYQLTGRIV, from the coding sequence ATGACGACGGAACACGGCATAAACGGTAAAAAACCTGAAGCTACGCTGTCAACGGAACATATTTTTCAAGGTAAAGTGATCTCGCTGCAGGTGGACACGGTTGAGGTGTCCGGCGGCAGAACCGCAACCCGCGAAATCGTGCGTCACCCCGGCGCATCCGCCGTTATGGCACTGCTGGACGGCAAGCTGCTCGTCGTCGGCCAGTACCGCAAGGCGATGGAGAAATACCAGATCGAAATTCCCGCCGGCAAGCTTGATGCGGGTGAAGATCCAGCGGTTGCGGCGGAGCGCGAGCTGGAGGAGGAGACCGGCTACCGCGCAAAGGAACTGCGCCATGTCAGCTCCTTTTATACATCGCCGGGATTCGCCGACGAAATTCTTCATCTTTACTTTACCGATGCGCTCGAGCAAGGCACGATGAATCCCGACGAGGACGAAGAGCTGCAGGTTGAAGCCATTACGCTGGAGCAGGCGAAGCGCTATATGGCGGACGGGCTGATCAGCGACGCCAAGACGGTAATGGCGCTCTATGTCTGGGAGCTGTATCAATTAACGGGGCGCATCGTTTAA
- a CDS encoding alpha-ketoacid dehydrogenase subunit beta: MPVMDYIDAIRLAMKEEMERDDDVFVLGEDVGRKGGVFTTTKGLFEQFGEYRALDTPLAESAIAGVAIGAAMYGMKPIAEMQYSDFMFPATNQIISEAAKIRYRSNNDWSCPLVVRAPIGGGVFGGLYHSQCPESVFFGTPGLKIVAPFSPYDAKGLLKAAVRDPDPVLFFENKKCYRLINGEVPEDDYVVPIGKANVLREGDDITVISYSLPLHFAMQAAEELAQEGISAHILDLRTLQPLDKESILEAVSRTGKVLIIHEDNKTGGIGAEVAAIIAEELLYELDAPIARLCGPDVPAMPFNPVGEKFFMLNKDKVKEAMRQLALY, translated from the coding sequence ATGCCGGTTATGGATTATATTGACGCAATCCGACTTGCGATGAAAGAAGAAATGGAGCGCGATGACGACGTGTTCGTGCTCGGCGAAGATGTTGGGCGCAAAGGCGGCGTGTTTACGACGACGAAAGGCTTGTTTGAGCAGTTCGGCGAATACCGGGCGCTTGACACGCCGCTGGCGGAATCGGCGATCGCCGGCGTTGCAATTGGCGCGGCGATGTACGGCATGAAGCCGATTGCGGAAATGCAGTATTCCGATTTTATGTTTCCCGCGACCAACCAGATCATAAGCGAAGCGGCAAAAATCCGCTATCGTTCCAATAACGACTGGAGCTGCCCGCTTGTCGTCCGTGCGCCGATCGGCGGCGGTGTGTTCGGCGGTCTATATCATTCGCAGTGCCCGGAATCGGTCTTTTTCGGCACGCCCGGCTTGAAAATCGTCGCACCTTTCTCACCTTACGATGCGAAAGGACTGCTGAAAGCGGCCGTCCGCGATCCGGACCCCGTCCTTTTCTTTGAAAATAAAAAGTGTTACCGGCTTATTAACGGCGAGGTGCCGGAAGACGATTATGTCGTTCCGATCGGCAAAGCGAACGTGCTGCGCGAAGGGGACGACATCACGGTCATCAGCTACAGCCTGCCGCTGCACTTTGCAATGCAGGCCGCCGAGGAGCTCGCTCAGGAAGGGATCAGCGCCCATATTCTCGATCTGCGCACGCTGCAGCCGCTGGACAAAGAAAGCATTTTGGAAGCGGTCAGCCGCACAGGCAAAGTGCTTATTATCCACGAAGACAACAAGACCGGCGGCATCGGAGCGGAAGTGGCGGCTATTATTGCCGAGGAGCTGCTGTATGAGCTGGATGCCCCAATCGCCCGTCTGTGCGGACCCGATGTGCCGGCAATGCCGTTTAATCCGGTCGGCGAGAAGTTTTTTATGCTGAACAAGGATAAAGTGAAGGAAGCGATGCGTCAGCTGGCGCTGTATTAA
- a CDS encoding DUF2627 domain-containing protein gives MKLVISRFIAVLVLVIPGIVACIGFLKMKDSTFSYFAQFGDDRIVPEFNWFMFIAGFVMFAAGIGFIGGWIFFRDRKHNYVAAKFNKKRSGSNV, from the coding sequence ATGAAGCTGGTCATTTCGCGTTTTATTGCAGTTCTTGTTCTTGTGATTCCGGGAATAGTGGCTTGTATCGGTTTTCTAAAAATGAAAGACTCCACCTTTTCTTACTTTGCCCAATTTGGCGACGATCGGATCGTGCCGGAATTTAACTGGTTCATGTTTATTGCCGGCTTTGTCATGTTTGCGGCAGGCATCGGCTTTATCGGCGGATGGATTTTTTTCCGGGACCGGAAGCATAATTACGTCGCAGCCAAGTTTAACAAAAAGCGCTCCGGCTCCAACGTATAA
- a CDS encoding M20/M25/M40 family metallo-hydrolase, protein MVKQERLIGEFMELVRVDSETGHEAEMSRVLKTKFAELGLSLEEDDAAAKTGHGANNLFATLPATEGVQAPVIFFTSHMDTVTPGKGIQPRLDEDGYIRSDGTTILGSDDKAGLTAMLEAIRVLKEQEIPHGTVQFVITVGEESGLVGARALDADKLQAAYGYALDSNGKVGDIAVAAPSQAKITMHIYGRSAHAGVNPEDGISAIQVASKAIARMPLGRIDKETTANIGRFEGGGATNIVCDYVLLTAEARSISASKLEKQIEAMRQALESAAEENGARAELKSSLVYPAYTHGESDPVVEVAKTAIAAVGLTPRTFHSGGGSDANIFNGLGVPTVNLAVGYEHIHTTKEQIKADDLAKTAELVVQIIRQTAAE, encoded by the coding sequence ATGGTCAAACAGGAACGGTTGATCGGAGAATTCATGGAATTGGTGAGGGTGGACAGCGAAACCGGGCACGAAGCGGAAATGAGCCGCGTTCTGAAAACCAAATTCGCAGAGCTGGGATTATCGCTGGAGGAGGACGATGCGGCGGCGAAGACCGGGCATGGGGCGAACAATCTTTTTGCGACGCTGCCCGCGACGGAAGGCGTTCAGGCGCCGGTTATCTTTTTCACTTCGCACATGGACACCGTAACGCCGGGCAAAGGAATTCAGCCCCGCCTCGACGAAGACGGTTATATCCGCAGCGACGGTACGACGATTCTCGGCAGCGACGACAAGGCCGGCTTAACGGCGATGCTGGAAGCGATCCGGGTGTTGAAAGAACAGGAGATCCCGCACGGAACGGTACAGTTCGTCATTACGGTGGGCGAGGAAAGCGGACTCGTCGGAGCAAGGGCGCTGGACGCGGACAAGCTGCAAGCTGCGTACGGCTACGCGCTCGATTCCAACGGCAAAGTCGGCGATATCGCCGTTGCGGCACCGTCCCAGGCGAAAATTACGATGCACATTTACGGCCGTTCGGCCCATGCCGGCGTCAACCCGGAGGACGGCATCAGCGCGATTCAGGTCGCTTCCAAAGCGATCGCGCGCATGCCTTTGGGCCGCATCGACAAGGAAACGACGGCCAACATCGGCCGTTTCGAAGGCGGCGGCGCAACGAATATTGTGTGCGACTATGTGCTTTTGACCGCCGAGGCGCGCAGCATTTCCGCAAGCAAGCTGGAAAAGCAGATCGAAGCGATGCGTCAGGCGCTGGAGTCGGCAGCCGAGGAGAACGGAGCCCGCGCGGAGCTGAAAAGCAGCCTGGTCTATCCTGCTTATACGCACGGTGAGTCCGATCCGGTCGTTGAAGTAGCCAAAACGGCGATCGCAGCAGTAGGGCTGACGCCCCGGACGTTTCATTCCGGCGGAGGAAGCGACGCGAACATTTTTAACGGCTTAGGCGTTCCGACCGTCAATCTGGCCGTCGGCTACGAACATATTCATACGACCAAAGAGCAGATCAAGGCGGACGATCTGGCGAAAACGGCGGAACTGGTCGTACAAATCATCCGGCAGACAGCGGCGGAGTAA
- the spoIIM gene encoding stage II sporulation protein M codes for MSPQLLPQMKHQLTLYLFVIILFAVGVVFGTLMVGALTLEQQQNLGDELSSFIQYISAGIFPNEAQSFWSSLWFHAKWLLLIWVLGLTVVGMPFVLALDFLKGVLVGFTIGTLISQHAWKGLLFSLVSVAPPNLLAVPALMVASVAALSFSLVVIRSRLIGRQGPLLRPAVSFVTTMAVMFLALVGAAFVDAYLSPSLMQWAAPLVSPAAAG; via the coding sequence ATGAGCCCGCAGCTGCTGCCGCAAATGAAACATCAGCTGACATTGTATCTGTTCGTCATTATATTATTTGCAGTGGGAGTTGTGTTCGGCACGCTGATGGTAGGGGCGCTCACGCTCGAACAGCAGCAAAATCTGGGAGATGAACTGTCAAGCTTTATCCAGTACATTTCAGCCGGTATCTTCCCGAATGAAGCGCAATCGTTCTGGAGCAGCTTATGGTTTCACGCCAAATGGCTGCTGCTCATTTGGGTGCTTGGCTTGACGGTCGTGGGGATGCCGTTTGTGCTGGCGCTCGATTTTTTAAAAGGGGTGCTGGTCGGCTTTACGATCGGCACTTTAATAAGCCAGCATGCGTGGAAAGGTCTGCTGTTCTCGCTCGTCTCGGTCGCGCCGCCCAATCTGCTGGCGGTACCCGCGCTGATGGTTGCGAGCGTCGCGGCGCTGTCCTTCTCGCTCGTCGTAATCCGCAGCCGTCTGATCGGACGACAAGGCCCGCTGCTGCGGCCGGCCGTCTCGTTCGTCACGACAATGGCCGTCATGTTCCTCGCTTTGGTAGGAGCGGCCTTTGTGGACGCGTACTTGTCGCCGTCGCTTATGCAGTGGGCGGCGCCGCTCGTTTCCCCCGCCGCTGCCGGCTAA
- a CDS encoding thiamine pyrophosphate-dependent dehydrogenase E1 component subunit alpha, which produces MSQNSFGFRHSEVGLSDEAVVAMYEMMLTARKFDERVLLLQRAGKINFHVSGVGQEAAQVAAAFALNKEKDYFLPYYRDYGVVLTAGMTLKELMLSVFAKAEDPNSGGRQMPGHFGHKKLRIVTGSSPVTTQVPHAVGFALAAKMKKKDFVSFVTFGEGSSNQGDFHEGCNFAGVHKLPVILMCENNQYAISVPMHKQIGGKVSDRALGYGFPGIRVDGNDPLEVYRVVKEARERAVAGEGPTLVEAFMYRLSPHSTSDNDLAYRTKEEVEENRAKDGVIRFKAYLIECGLWDEARDEVLQKKLRELLDEATSYADKAPFAPAESTLWHVYADDAGQGGK; this is translated from the coding sequence ATGAGCCAAAATTCATTCGGCTTCCGTCATTCGGAAGTCGGACTCAGTGACGAAGCGGTCGTCGCCATGTATGAAATGATGCTGACGGCGCGCAAATTCGATGAGCGGGTGCTGCTCCTGCAGCGGGCCGGCAAAATTAATTTCCACGTGTCGGGAGTCGGACAGGAAGCGGCTCAAGTCGCAGCCGCTTTCGCACTCAATAAAGAAAAAGACTATTTTTTGCCATATTACCGCGACTACGGGGTTGTACTGACGGCTGGAATGACGCTCAAAGAGCTGATGCTTTCCGTCTTTGCCAAAGCGGAAGATCCGAACAGCGGCGGCCGGCAAATGCCGGGCCACTTCGGCCACAAAAAGCTGCGGATCGTAACGGGGTCCAGCCCGGTTACGACCCAGGTGCCCCATGCGGTCGGTTTTGCGCTGGCCGCCAAAATGAAGAAAAAAGATTTTGTCTCCTTCGTGACGTTCGGCGAAGGCTCCAGCAACCAAGGCGATTTTCATGAAGGCTGCAACTTTGCCGGGGTGCACAAGCTGCCGGTTATTCTGATGTGCGAAAACAATCAGTATGCCATCTCGGTACCGATGCATAAGCAGATCGGCGGCAAAGTGAGCGACCGGGCGCTCGGCTACGGGTTCCCGGGCATTCGCGTCGACGGCAACGATCCGCTTGAAGTATACCGCGTCGTTAAGGAAGCGCGCGAGCGGGCGGTGGCCGGAGAAGGGCCGACGCTGGTCGAAGCGTTCATGTACCGCTTGTCGCCGCACTCCACTTCGGACAACGACCTTGCGTACCGTACCAAGGAAGAAGTGGAAGAGAACCGCGCGAAGGACGGCGTTATCCGGTTCAAAGCGTATTTGATCGAGTGCGGCCTTTGGGACGAGGCGCGGGATGAGGTGCTGCAGAAGAAGCTGCGCGAATTGCTTGACGAGGCGACCTCGTATGCCGACAAAGCGCCTTTCGCGCCTGCCGAAAGCACGTTATGGCATGTGTATGCGGACGATGCCGGACAAGGAGGCAAGTAA